The Papaver somniferum cultivar HN1 chromosome 3, ASM357369v1, whole genome shotgun sequence genome includes a region encoding these proteins:
- the LOC113356167 gene encoding cx9C motif-containing protein 4-like, producing the protein MAKEEIKEPCKKQACDIQACLTKNNFNSQRCQRVIELLESCCEKCEYKSTHCASVSGLLKQIKK; encoded by the exons ATGGCGAAGGAGGAGATCAAAGAACCATGCAAGAAGCAAGCCTGTGACATCCAAGCTTGCCTCACCAAGAACAATTTCAACTCTCAGAG GTGTCAGAGAGTCATTGAACTGCTGGAATCATGTTGCGAGAAATGTGAGTATAAGTCTACGCATTGTGCTTCTGTATCTGGACTTCTGAAGCAAATCAAGAAGTAA